CGAGGCGGATCTGGCCGCGCCGGGCGCCGACTGGGTGGAGCCGCTGAAGGTGCGCGTGTACGGCCACGACGTCTGGTCGATGCCGCCCAACTCGCAGGGCTACCTGCTGCTGCGCTCGCTGGCCATCGCCGAGGGCCTCGACCTGCCCGCCTCGCCCCGTCATCCCGGCTGGGCCCACCTGCTGGCCGAGTCCGCCAGGGTGGCCGGGTACGACCGGCTCGACGTGCTGCACGAGGCCGCCAAGGACCTGCTCGACCCGGCCGAGACGGCCAGGCGGCGGGCCCTGGTCGATCCGCGCTCCCGGCTGCGGCTGCGGGCCCCGGCCGAGGCGGGCGACACGACGTACCTGTGCGTGGTCGACTCCGACGGCATGGGCGTGTCGCTGATCCAGTCGAACGCCTCCGGGTTCGGCAGCATGCTCTTCGAACCCCGTACCGGCATCAACCTGCACAACCGCGGCATCGGCTTCTCCCTCAAGCCCGGCCACCCCGCCGAGTACGGGCCAGGCAGGCGCCCGCCGCACACCCTGACGCCCGCGCTGATCACCCGCCGCGACGGCACGCTGCGCTCGGTCGTCGGCACGATGGGCGGCGACGCGCAACCGCAGATCCTGCTGCAGGTCATCACCCGCCTGCTGCTGCACGGCGAGGAGCCGGGGCAGGCGATCGCGGCCCCGCGCTGGCGGCTGGGCACCGGCGGCACCGGCTTCGACACCTGGGACGCGCCCGACGACGCCGTGCTCGACCTGGAGGAGGGCGCGAGCTGGGGCGACGGGCTGGCCGCGATCGGGCACCGGGTGGCGGCGCTGCCGTACGGGAGCTCGTTCGGCCACGCCCACCTGATCGACGTGCGCGCCGACGGCATGCTGGCAGGCGCCGCGGACCCCCGTTCACTGGTCGGTTCCGCGATTGGACGGTGACCGTCCGGGTAGCGAGCCACACCATGGCTACGGACGTCATCACTCTCATCACGCAGGACCACAGGGTCGTGGAAGGCATCTTCGACAAGCTCAAGAAGGGGCAGGGTGACCAGAAGGCCCTCGTCTCCGAGCTGCACGCCCTCCTGATCGCGCACGCGCGCGCCGAGGAGGACCGCGTCTATCCCGGCATCGACGCCCACCACAGCGTCGAGGAGCACAAGGAGGCGGAGGTCCTGCTCGACTCGCTCGTCCGCGCGCAGCCGGGCACGGCCGAGTTCGCCAAGGCTCTCGACGAGCTCGTCGAATCCATCAACCACCACGTCGAGGAGGAGGAGACCAAGCTCCTGCCCTCACTGAAGAAGTCGGCCGACGCCAAGGAGCTGGAGCGGCTCGGCAAGGCGTTCCAGCAGCGCAGGGCCGAGGAGCTGGCGGCACTGGGCTCCCCCTCCGCCTCCGCCTCGCCGGACGAGCCCACCAAGGCCGAGCTGTACGAGCAGGCGAAGCAGGCCGACATCCCCGGCCGCTCCCAGATGGACAAGGAAGAGTTGGCGCAGGCCATACAGCAGGGCAAGTCCTAGGATTTCGGTCCGCACTGTGGGTAGGAGGCGCGTATGACCGAAACACCTCCGAACCGGCACGGCATGGCGGACGAGCAGGAGATCGAAGTCACCGAGTGGACTGACGATCTCGGCCTCCACCACGAGGTCGTCGAGGATGACCCGCAGCGCCGGGACACCCTGGACGAACGCCTGCGCCGGGAGGCGCCCGAGCGCCTGCGCGAGCCCCGGCCCAAGCACCGGCTCACCCAGCCGGACGAAGGGCTGGAGCCGGACCGGGACGACGAGGAGATCGGCGTGGACTACCTCGACGACAACGACGACATGTCCGCCGAGGAACGCGCGGTCCGCATCGATCCCGACGAGAACCTCACGTGAGGCGTTCCAGCGCGGGCACCAGCGCATGCAGGTCGTCGACGATCACGTCGGCGGCCTGCGCCGCTGGGCGGTCGGCGTGCAGGTAGCCCCACGGGCCTCGGCGCAGCAGCGCCGTGCGCATGCCCGCCGCGGCCGCCGGGAGCACGTCGTTGTCGAGCCGGTCGCCCACGTAGAGGATCTCGGCCGGCTCCCGGCCCGCGACCGCGGCCACCTTGGCGAAGAAGCCCGCCTCCGGCTTGGACACCCCCCACCCCTCCGAGGTGTGCACCGAGTCGGCCGGCAGGTCCATCGCGACGAGCGCGTCATAGGCCCGGCGAGGCTGGTTGCCGGCGATGATCACCTGGTAGCCGGCCGCTCCGATGGCGGACAGGGCCTCGCGCACGTCCGGATAGAGGTCGTCGGCGTCGAAGTGGTTGCGCAGGCCGTCAGGCTCGTCCCGCTCCCAGGCGGCCTCCTCGCTGTCCAGGTCGAACCCCGGGCGGATGAGCCGGAAGGCGTCACCGTGCGGGCGGTCGAGCGCGGCCATCCCGCCGAGCAGGCCCATCAGCAGGAAGTGGCTGACGCCCAGCCGCTCGGCCCACCGCGACCAGATGCGCGTCTCGCTGATCAGCGTCTCGCCGACGTCGAACACCACTGCCTTGATCATCGATCCCCCTGCACGCACGTTTCACCTCAGTTGTCCGGCCACTAGGCGACACCGGACGAAGTATCTGCAAGGGGGATTTTTCCATGCATTCATCGCGTGACGCGAAGGACCGCCAGCTCGACGAGCACCGCGTCCCTCTCGACGACCTCAACATGACCACCGACCAGGGCATCCGGGTCGACGACACGGACAACTCGCTCAAGGCCGGCACTCGCGGGCCGACCCTCATGGAGGACTTCCACTTCCGCGAGAAGATCACCCGCTTCGACCACGAGCGCATCCCCGAGCGGGTGGTGCACGCCAGGGGCTCGGGCGCGTACGGGATCTTCGAGCTGTACGAGCCGCTCGGCGACCTCACCTCCGCCGAGTTCCTCAACGACACCTCGGTCAAGACCCCCACCTTCGTGCGCTTCTCGACCGTGGCCGGCTTCCGCGGCTCCGCCGACACCGTACGCGACGTGCGCGGCTTCGCCACGAAGTTCTACACCACCCAGGGCAACTTCGACCTGGTCGGCAACAACATCCCCGTCTTCTTCATCCAGGACGGCATCAAGTTCCCCGACTTCGTGCACGCCGTCAAGCCCGAGCCGCACAACGAGATCCCGCAGGCGCAGTCGGCGCACGACACGTTCTGGGACTTCATCCAGCTCCAGCCCGAGTCGCTGCACATGATCATGTGGGTGATGTCCGACCGGGCCATCCCGCGCAGCTACCGGATGATGCAGGGGTTCGGGGTGCACACGTTCCGGCTGGTGAACGCCTCGGGGAAGGGCACGTTCGTCAAGTGGCACTGGCGGCCGAAGCTGGGGACGTACTCGCTGGTGTGGGACGAGGTGCTGCGCATCCAGGGCAACGACCCCGACTTCAACCGCCGCGACCTGTGGGAGGCGATCGAGCGCGGTGTGTACCCGGAGTTCGAGCTGTGCGTGCAGCTCGTGCCCGAGGAGCGCGAGCACGACTTCGACTTCGACCTGCTCGACCCCACGAAGATCATCCCTGAGGAGCAGGTGCCGTTGCGGGCCATCGGCAAGATGACCCTCAACCGCAACCCGCAGAACTTCCACGCCGAGACCGAGCAGGTCGCCTTCCACACGGCCAACGTCGTGCCCGGCATCGACTTCACCAACGACCCGCTGCTCCAGGCCAGGAACTTCTCCTACCTCGACACCCAGCTCCTGCGCCTCGGCGGGCCCAACTTCCCGCAGATCCCGATCAACCGCCCGATCGCCCCCGTCCGCAACGACCAGCGCGACGGCTTCCACCAGCACCTCATCCACGAGTCGCGCACCAGCTACGCCCCCAACTCCATCAGCGGCGGCTGCCCCGCGGCCGTGGACGGCTACCGGCACTACCAGGAGAAGGTGGAAGGCTCCAAGATCCGTAAGCGCAGCCCCAGCTTCGAGGACCACTACAGCCAGGCCACGCTGTTCTGGAACAGCATGGCCGACTGGGAGAAGCGGCACATCGTCTCGGCGTTCCTGTTCGAGCTGGGGCACGTGGAGCGCAAGCACATCAAGGAGGCCATGGTCGTGCACTGCGGCAAGATCCACCCGGACCTCGGCGCCGCGGTCGCCCAGGGCCTCGGCCTGCCCACGCCGGGCGGCGGCCAGGTGCACTCCCACACCTCCCCCGCGCTCAGCATGACCGACCAGCCCCGCGGCGTCGCCACCCGTAAGATCGCCATCCTGATGGCCAACGGGACGGACGCCGCCGCCGTCACCGCCTTCCGCCAGGCCCTGGAGGGCCAGGGGGCCATCTGCGAGATCGTGGCGCCGCGCGAGGGAGAGATCGGCGGCCTGCCGGTGGACCGGCAGCTCACCGCGGCCAGCTCGGTCCTCTACGACGCCGTGGTGGCGGCGGACGGCGCCGCGCTGGCCTCCTCCGCCCGGGCCGTCTTCTTCGTGCTGGAGGCCTTCCGGCACGGCAAGGCCGTCGGGGGCGTGGGGTCCGGGCGGCAGCTCGTGGAGGCGGCGCGGCTGCCGAACGACGTGGGGGTGATCGTGGGCGACGACATCGCGACCGCCTTCGCGGAGGCGGTGGCGGGGCATCGCTTCTACGACCGGGACGTGTCGGGGGTGCCCGCCTGAGGCTCGCGCCGGGCCGCTTCCGCTGCTAGCGGAGGCGGCCCCTGGATCGGCTCCGGGCTCGACACCTCCATGATCAGGGCGTGAGCTTCTCCAGCGCCTTGGCGATCCGCTTCTCCGACACAGGCGTGGGAGTGCCGAGCGTCTGGGCGAAGAAGCTCACCCGCAGCTCCTCGATCATCCACCGGATCTCCACCACGTCCGGATCCCCGCGCCGCGCCGGATGCAGCCGCTCCAGCACGTCGTGATAGTCGTCCTCGACCTTGTGCACCCGGTCCATCCACTCCTGATCCCGCCACGGCTCCTCGGGCAGCTTGGTGAGCCGGCGGTCGATCGCCCGGATGTATCGCAGGATGTCCGACAGCCGCCGATAGCCGGTGGCCGTCACGAAGCCCGCGTACACGAGCTTGCCGAGCTGGTCCCGTACGTCCCGCGTGGCCGCACCGGCCCGCAGGGTGTCCAGGCGCACGTTCGACTCGTGCCAGACGCTGAGGATCTGCTCCACCTTCGCCAGCACGTCCTGCGCCGTGTCGTACAGGTGGGCCCGCACGTGCTGGTAGAGGCGGTCGAAGCCGACCGGGTCCCAGGCCGGGCCGCCGGCGTCGAGCATGAGCTTGTCGACGGCGGCGTTGACCACGTCGTCGAACAGGGCCACCGCGCCGCCGTGGGGGCTGCGTGACAGGGCCAGCTTGGCCTGGTTGGACAGGCCGCCGAGCAGCGACTTGGCCGGGTTGGTGACGTTGAGCAGGAGCAGGCGGCGCACGCCGGGCCAGTGGGAGCGGCGCTGCTCGGCCTGGGTCTCGAAGATCTTGATGGAGACGGAGTCGCCCGCGTCCACCAGGGCCGGGTAGCCCTTCATGCGGCCCTGCTCGAAGACCTTGGGCAGGGTGCCGAAGCTCCAGGTGTGCAGGCCGGTCTGCTCCAGGTCGTCGCCCGCCTGGGAGAGGGTCTGGCGCAGGCGGGGCGCCAGGCGGCGCTTGAGCGCGTCGAGGTCCTTGTCCTCGGCCACCGTGCGCCTGCGCTCGTCGATCACCCGGTAGGTGATACGCAGGTGGTCGGGCACCTGGTCGAGCTGCCAGGCGTCGCGCGGCACCCGGATGCCCGTCAGGCGCAGCAGCTCGCGTTCGACGGCCTCCAGCAGCGGCTCGGCACCCTGCTTGACGCCGGCGAGCACCTGCTTGGCGTAGTTGGGGGCGGGCACGAAGTTGCGGCGCAGGTTCTTCGGCAGGGAGCGGATCAGCGCGGTGATCAGCTCCTCGCGCAGGCCGGGGATCTGCCAGTCGAAGCCGTCGGAGCTGACCTGGTTGAGCACCTGGAGCGGCACGTGCACGGTGACGCCGTCGGCGTCGGCGCCCGGCTCGAACTGGTAGGTCAGCTTCATCCGCTGGCCGAGCTGTTTCCAGGTGTCGGGGTAGTCGCGGGCGCTGATGTCGGCACCCTCGTTGACCAGCATCTCCGGCGAGAACGTGAGCAGGTCCGGCTGCTCCTGCCTGGCCTGCTTCCACCAGGAGTCGAAGTGGCGGGCCGAGACCACCTCGGCCGGCACCCGCTGGTCGTAGAAGTCGAACAGGGCCTCGTCGTCGACCATGATGTCGCGGCGGCGGGCGCGGTTCTCCAGCTCCTCGACCTCGCCGAGCAGCCGGCGGTTGTCCTTGAGGAACTTGTGGTGGGTGTCCCAGTCGCCCTCGACCAGCGCGTGCCTGATGAACAGCTCGCGCGACAGGTCGGGGTCGATGCGGCCGTAGTTGACCTTGCGGCCGGTCACCAGCGGCACGCCGTACAGCGTGACCTTCTCCAGGGCGATCACGGCGCCCTGGTTCTTCTCCCAGTGCGGCTCGGAGTAGGTGCGCTTGACGAGGTGCTGGGCGAGCGGCTCGACCCAGTCGGGCTCGATCTTGGCGTTGACCCTGGCCCACAGGCGGGAGGTCTCGACGAGCTCGGCCGACATGATCCACTGCGGCTGCTTCTTGGCCAGCGCCGAGCCGGGGAAGATGGCGAAGCGGGCGTTGCGGGCGCCGAGGTACTCCTGGATCGGCCTGCGCCCGTCGGCGCCACGCTTCTCGATCACGTCCTTGACGCCGATGTGCGACAGCAGGCCGACCAGCAGCGAGGTGTGCACGTGGTGCGGGTCGGCCGGGCTGCTGTTGGGGTGGGCGCCGAGCGACTGGCGGATCTGGCTGTAGATGTCCTGCCACTCGCGTACGCGCAGGTAGTTGAGGAACTCGGCCTTGCACAGCCGGCGGAACGCGCTGGAGGACAGCTCCTGCTGCTTCTCGCGCAGGTAGTTCCACAGGTTGAGGTAGGCCAGGAAGTCGGACTCGGGGTCGGCGAAGCGGCGGTGCTTCTCGTCGGCCTGCTGCTGCTTGTCGGAGGGGCGCTCGCGCGGGTCCTGGATGGACAGGGCGGCGGCGATCACCATGACCTCGCGCAGGCAGCCGTTCTTCTCGGCCTCCAGGACCATGCGGCCCAGGCGCGGGTCCACCGGGAGCTGCGCGAGCTTGCGGCCGACGCCGGTCAGCTTGTTCTGGGCGTCGAACGCGCCCAGCTCGTGCAGCAGGCTGACGCCGTCCTTGACCTGGCGGCGGTCGGGCGGCTCGACGAACGGGAACGCCTCGATGTCGCCGAGCCCGATCGAGGTCATCTGGAGGATGACGGAGGCCAGGTTGGTCCGCAGGATCTCGGGGTCGGTGAACTCCGGCCGGCTGAGGAAGTCCTCCTCCTCGTACAGGCGGATGCAGATGCCGTCGGACGTCCGCCCGGAGCGGCCCTTGCGCTGGTTGGCGCTGGCCTGCGAGATGGGCTCGATCGGCAGGCGCTGGACCTTGGTGCGGTGGCTGTAGCGGGAGATGCGGGCGAAGCCGGGGTCCACGACGTACTTGATGCCGGGGACGGTGAGCGAGGTCTCGGCGACGTTGGTGGCCAGCACGACGCGGCGGCCGGTGTGGCGCTGGAAGACGCGGTGCTGCTCGGCGGCGCTGAGCCGGGCGTAGAGCGGCAGGATCTCGGTGTTGCGGAACTCCGCCTTGGCCAGGGCGTCGGCGGCGTCGCGGATCTCCCGCTCGCCCGACAGGAACACCAGGATGTCGCCGGGGCCCTCGCCGATCAGCTCCCTGCAGGCGTCGACGATGCCCTGCGTCTGGTCGTCGTCCTCCTCCAGCGGCCGGTAGCGCACCTCGACGGGGTAGGTGCGGCCGGAGACCTCGATGATCGGCGCGTCGTCGAAGTGGCGGGAGAACCGCTCGGGGTCGATGGTGGCGCTGGTGATGACGACCTTGAGGTCGGGGCGCTTGGGCAGGAGCTGTTTCAGGTAGCCGAGGATGAAGTCGATGTTGAGGCTGCGCTCGTGGGCCTCGTCGATGATCAGCGTGTCGTACTGGTCGAGCAGGCGGTCGTTCTGCAGCTCGGCCAGCAGGATGCCGTCGGTCATGAGCTTGACCAGGGTGCGGTCGCTGGCCTGGTCGGTGAAGCGGACCTTGTAGCCGACCACCTCGCCGAGGCCGGTGCCGAGCTCCTCGGCGATGCGCTCGGCGACCGTGCGGGCGGCGATGCGGCGGGGCTGGGTGTGGCCGATCAGCCCGCGTACGCCCCGGCCCAGCTCCAGGCAGATCTTGGGGATCTGGGTGGTCTTGCCGGAGCCGGTCTCGCCCGCGACGATGACGACCTGGTGGTCACGGATGGCCTCCAGGATGTCGTCCTTGCGCTGCGATACAGGCAGATTTTCCGGATATTTCACTACTGGTACGGCTTCGCGGCGCCGGACCAGCCGCTGCTCGGCGCGTTCCAGGTCGGCGAGGATCTCCGCGACGATCTTGTCGCGCGTGTCGCGGGAGCGCACGCGGCGCATGCCGTCGAGCCTGCGCCGCAACCGCCGCTGGTCGCGCGGCATGAGGTCGGGCAGGCGGGACTGGAGCTCGGCGAGTGGAGAGGACAACGAAGGCGTTCCCATACTGCTTTCAGGATATTTGAGCCCCGCGTCCCCGGAGCCAACCGCCCATGGTGCCTGACGCGCCCGCCTCGCGCATCCCAATATCGCCCGTGTCTAGCGATCGTGGATCGTGACCACGTACCCGTCGGGGTCGGCGAAGCTGAACGTCCGCCCGAAGGGGCCGTCCACCGGCGGGGTCACGATCGGCACGCCCGCCGCCTGGAGCTCGTCGTGCAGCCGCTGGGCGTCGCCTGCCTTGAGCCAGAGCGCGACGCCGGTCCCGGGGCGCTCGGGCAGCTCCACGCCGGGCAGCGGCTCGCGTACGGCGAAGGCGATGGGCTCGGTGGCGAACACGATCGCGTGCGGCGGGCTCACCGGGCTGCGTTCGAGCCCGAGGCGGGTCTCGTAGAAGGCGGCAGCCTGGTCGAGGTCGCGGACCTGCAGGGCGACGAAGTCGATTCCGGTGACGGTCATGGCACTCTCTTTCCATGTCAGAGTTTTGACATTAGCGAGCATATGTCAGAATTCTGACATGACGCAAGACGATGCCACCCGGACCGTCGGCTACCAGCTCAAGCGCGTGCAGGCCGCCCTCAGGGCCGTCATGGACGCCGCCCTGCGCGCCCACGGGCTCACCACACCGCAGTACGTGTGCCTGGAGCTGCTCGGACGGCAGCCCCAGCTGTCGAACGCGGAGCTGGCGCGCGGGGCGTTCGTGACGCGGCAGTCGATGAACGTGGTGCTGCGCAACCTGGAGGAGGCGGGGCTGGTCACGCGGCCCGCCACGGCTCCCTCGGGGCGCGCGCTGCCCACGCGGCTGACGGAGGCGGGGGAACGGGTGCTGGAGGCGGCCAGGGCCGACGTGCTGGCGATCGAGCGGCGGATGACGTCGGGGCTGGGCCGGGCTGAGACGGAGGTGCTGCTGCGGCAGCTCGACGGCATGGCCGAGGCGCTGTCCGGCCCGGAGTGACCGCCTGGGTGCGCCACGCCACACCCAGGCGCGCCGGAGATCGGGTGCCGTCAGGCGTCAGTGGACGCGTTGCATGCGGCCCGCCGCCGCGCGGGCGGCCCCGATGATCCCCGCCTGGTTCTGCAGCGCGGCGGGCACCACCGGGGTGTCCAGCCGGACGTGCGGCAGGAACTTGTCCGCCTTCTTGCTGACACCCCCGCCGATGACGATCAGCGACGGGGAGAACAACATCTCGACGTGGCGCAGGTAGTCCTCCACCCGCTCGGCCCACTTCTCCCAGCTCAGGTCGTGCTTCTCCCTGGCCCGGTCGGAGGCGTGGTGCTCGGCCTCCTTGCCGTTCAGCTCCAGGTGCCCCAGCTCGGTGTTGGGCACCAGCGTGCCGTCCACGAACAGGGCGCTGCCGATCCCGGTGCCGAAGGTCAGCATCAGGATCGTCCCCCGCCGCTCCCGCCCCACGCCGAAGCGCATCTCGGCCAGCCCGGCGGCGTCGGCGTCGTTGAGCACGGTGGCCCCGCCGAACAGCTGCGCCGCGTCCACCCCCACCCAGGAGCGGTCCACGTTGGCGGCCGTCTTGATCACCCCGTTCACCACGACCCCGGGGAAGGTCACCCCGACCGGACCGGTCCATCCGAAATGGCGGGAGATCGTCTCGACCACCGCGGCCACCTCGTCGGGAGCCGACGGCTGCGGTGTGGGAATGCGGAGCCGCTCTTCGAGCAGCTCACCGGCCTCTGTGTCGACGGGCGCGCCCTTGATCCCGGAGCCGCCGATGTCGATGCCCAGCACGTTCATGACTGTCTATCTTCCCCGCAGACGCAAATAACTCTATTTCTGGACCGGCTGAACCCCGACTCTTCCCTCCGCGTATCTCGCGTCACAAGCGCTAACTAGGAGGCAACGGATGCGGCCACGCATCATCACACTCTGCGCTGTTGCGGTCGTCTTGGGAGCGACTCTCACCTCTCCCGCACACGCCACCACCAGGACGCGATTCGACGTCATCAACCTTGTGTCGGACGTTCAGGGCAAAGCCCCGGTCACCGACCCCAAGGTCGTCAACCCGTGGGGCCTGGCCATGGGCAAGACACTGTGGGTCTCGAACACCGGCACCGGTAGTGCCACCGTCTACTCCGGCACGGGCAAGAAGGAGCAGACGGAGGTGGCCATCCCGGGCGGAGCCCCGACCGGCCAGGTGTTCAACCCCGGTGAGGGCTTCACCGTCAAGGGCAAGCCCGCCACGTTCATCTTCTCCAGCCCGAGCGGCGCTATCAGCGGCTGGAACGCCGAGGCCGACCCGGCCAACGCGATCATCGCGGCCTTCACCCGCGGCGCCGACTACAAGGGGCTGGAGCTCGTCCAGACCGAGGACGAGGCGTTCCTGCTGGCCGCGGACTTCGCCAGCGGGCGCATCCACGCCTTCGACGAGGACTTCCGGCGCATCCCGCTGGGCCGGTCGCAGTTCAGGGACCGGGCACTGCCGAAGGGCTACCACGCCTACAACGTGGCGGTGGCCAACGGCAACATCTGGGTCGCCTACGCCCTGCGTGACCCGAGCACCGGCAAGCCGGTCTTCGGCAACGGCAAGGGCTTCGTCAGCCGCTTCAACGCCAGCGGGCGCCTGACGGGCCGCATCTCCCGCGTCGGGCTGAACGCCCCCTGGGGCATCACCGCCGCGCCCAAGGGCTGGAGCCAGTACAGGAACGCGCTGCTGGTCGGCAACTTCGGCGACGGCACCGTCCACGCCTACCGCAGCGGCCGGCACCTGGGCGCGCTGCGCACCTCCGACGGCAAGCCGGTCGTGCTGCCCGGCCTCTGGGACCTCGAGCCCGGCACCGCCGCCACCGGCGGCGAGAGCGCGCTGTGGTTCTCCGCCGGCATCGACGGCACCAAGCACGGCCTGATCGGGGTCATCGCCCCGCAGGGCACGAAGGTGAGCTCCAACGGGGCGGCGAGCACGCCGTCGAGCAGCCCGTCGCACCCCGCGGGCCACCAGTCGAGCGCTCCCAATACCCAGCCGTCCTCCCAGAATCCGTACGGCGGGTACTGACCGGCGCTCAGTCGCCGCCGCCCCCTGGCCTGGCGAGAAGCGCAGCTCGCCCAGCACGGCGAGGGGGCGGCGGTCCGTCCAGCCCGGTGGCCTCTACGTTGGAGGCCATGGATGAGCAGACGTTCAGCGAGTGGCTGAGGCAGCAGTGCGAGCCGGAGTGGACGGCGGTGGTGACCCACCCGTTCGCGATGGCGATCAACGAGGGAACGGCGGCCGGCGATGCGATGCGGCGCTACCTGGAGCAGGACTTCCAGTTCGTGGACTCCTTCACGGCACTGCTCGGCGCGGCCGTGGCCGCCGCCGACACCTTCGAGGCGCGGGTGCCGTACGGCACGTTCCTCGGGCAGGTGGCGACCACCGAGGAGAAGACGTACTTCCACCGGGCGCTGGCCGAGCTGGGCGGCCGGACCGAGGTGCCGCTGGAGCCGGTGACGGCGGCGTTCAGGGGGCTCATGGACGAGGTGCGCCGCTCGCAGGACTACCTGCTGATCGCCGCCGTGCTGTGCGTGGCCGAGTGGTGTTACCTCGGCTGGGCCTCGCGGGCCGGCGAGCCGCTGCCGGAGAGCTTCGTCCACCGGGAGTGGATCGAGCTGCACGAGGGCGAGGAGTTCCGCGCCTGGGTGGCCTTCCTGCGCGGCGAGCTGGACCGCCTGGGCGCCGGGCTGGGCGAGGAGCGGCGCCAGGAGGTGCTGGGCGTGTTCCGGCGGGCCGTGGAGCTGGAGCGGGCCTTCTTCGACATGGCCGCCGGCTAGCTCAGGACGTCGGCCAGGTCCTGGATCGTCCGGTAGTGGACGCCGGTCATGCCCAGCGCCCTGGCGGCCTCGACGTTCGGCAGCCGGTCGTCCACGAACAGGCAGCGCCCGGGCGCGACGCCGGCCCGCTCGGCCGCGATCTCGTAGATGCGCGGGTCGGGCTTGGCCACGCCGACCCGGGCGCTGCTCACCACGTCGTCGGCGAAGTACGTCAGCCCGAGCCGGTCGATGTGCTCCTCCAGCGTGTCCATGGCGTTGGTCACGATGATCACCGGCACCCGCTCCTGCGCCCTGGCGAGCAGCGCCTTGACCTCCTCGTCCACCCAGAACTCGATGGCGATGAACTCGGCCACGGCCTGCCGCGCGCGCTCGTCGCCGCCGAGCGCCGTCACGATCGACTCGGCCCACTGCGCCTCGGTCAGGTGGCCGAGCGTCGGAGGCAGGATCAGCCCCGGGTCGAAGGCCGTCTTGCGCAGGGGCAGGCCGTAACGGGCCTCGATGTCGGCCTGGGCGGCGTGGTCGAAGTGGCGCAGCACGCCGTCGAAGTCGGTGAGAACCGCGTCAAAGGGGAGCACGGAACAGCATTCTGCCCCACCCCGGCACGACAGGGGTCCCCCGCCACAGGCTGCGACCCGACCGGCGGCACTACCATCTCCGAGACAGGATTCGGTATCGGAACGGTAGGGCATGAGCGATCATCGGCTGCCACGCGAGCTGGGCGCCCTGTTCGCCGACGGCGGCAGGGGGCGCAGGCTGCCCGTGGCGCTGCCTCCCGGTGACGTGGTCTGGCCGGATCCCGGCTACACCGGGCAGGGGGACGCGCCGCGGCCGGCGTTCTGGATGAGCGAGGAGCCGGTGTCCGGGGCGGCCTGGACACTGCTGCGCGAATGGCACCCCCACAGCGGCCTGTGGCCGCTGCTGCTGGACGAGTCGGCACAGCCCTGGGGCGTCGGGCAGGTCGTGCCGGACGATCCGCGCCTGATCGACCACTTCACCGCCGAGGGGTTCATGGCGGAGGTATGGCAGGAGTGGGTGGTGCAGATGCCGACGGACGCGCTGGACGAGCTGGAGCCGTACGGCGCGATCTGCCCGGGCCCGGCCGCGCCGGGCGTGCTCAAGGCCGTCCCCGGGGCAGTCGCCGACTGGCTGGCGGGCGAGCTCGCCGTCAAGGGCATGCCGCTCGGCCTGGTCGCCGCCGACCGGGGCTCCGACGCGCTGGCGGTGATGGGCTGGCAGGGCGCGCTGCACCACAACGAGTGGATGGTGCCGATGGCGGCGGTGGTGCGCAGCTGGGAGGACCGGTTCGGGGTGCGGGTGGTGAGCGTCGGGTTCAACACGCTGGAGCTGAGCGTGGCCGCGCCGCCGGTCGACTTCGAGCACGCCTTACACGTGGCGGCCGAGCACTGGACGTTCTGCCCGGACAACGTCGTGCAGGGGCCGGGGGACCTCCAGGGGTACGCCGCCCAGATCATGGGCGGACACGCTTGGTCATTCTGGTGGGATTGAAAGACCCCTTTTACGCTACCTTTAACTTTCGTGCCTTGGGGTGATCTGACGCCGGAGTTGCTGCACTCCTCCGTCTGGGCCGA
The nucleotide sequence above comes from Nonomuraea gerenzanensis. Encoded proteins:
- a CDS encoding hemerythrin domain-containing protein codes for the protein MATDVITLITQDHRVVEGIFDKLKKGQGDQKALVSELHALLIAHARAEEDRVYPGIDAHHSVEEHKEAEVLLDSLVRAQPGTAEFAKALDELVESINHHVEEEETKLLPSLKKSADAKELERLGKAFQQRRAEELAALGSPSASASPDEPTKAELYEQAKQADIPGRSQMDKEELAQAIQQGKS
- a CDS encoding catalase, coding for MHSSRDAKDRQLDEHRVPLDDLNMTTDQGIRVDDTDNSLKAGTRGPTLMEDFHFREKITRFDHERIPERVVHARGSGAYGIFELYEPLGDLTSAEFLNDTSVKTPTFVRFSTVAGFRGSADTVRDVRGFATKFYTTQGNFDLVGNNIPVFFIQDGIKFPDFVHAVKPEPHNEIPQAQSAHDTFWDFIQLQPESLHMIMWVMSDRAIPRSYRMMQGFGVHTFRLVNASGKGTFVKWHWRPKLGTYSLVWDEVLRIQGNDPDFNRRDLWEAIERGVYPEFELCVQLVPEEREHDFDFDLLDPTKIIPEEQVPLRAIGKMTLNRNPQNFHAETEQVAFHTANVVPGIDFTNDPLLQARNFSYLDTQLLRLGGPNFPQIPINRPIAPVRNDQRDGFHQHLIHESRTSYAPNSISGGCPAAVDGYRHYQEKVEGSKIRKRSPSFEDHYSQATLFWNSMADWEKRHIVSAFLFELGHVERKHIKEAMVVHCGKIHPDLGAAVAQGLGLPTPGGGQVHSHTSPALSMTDQPRGVATRKIAILMANGTDAAAVTAFRQALEGQGAICEIVAPREGEIGGLPVDRQLTAASSVLYDAVVAADGAALASSARAVFFVLEAFRHGKAVGGVGSGRQLVEAARLPNDVGVIVGDDIATAFAEAVAGHRFYDRDVSGVPA
- a CDS encoding gamma-glutamyltransferase family protein, which translates into the protein MHNTRYAPSGMVCSVDHLASAAGLTMLERGGSAADAAIAVNAVLAVVAPHLCGLGGDLFALVHEPGRRGEVSALNASGRAGSGADPARLRAEGHTRMPHLHDIRSVPVPGCVDGWAALHERHGRLPLAELLAPAIRLADHGFPASPLMVAGAPGAARRPGGADFAAVRAAGDRMTRPGVARALRAVAERGRDGFYLGEFGQGLIGLGAGEYTEADLAAPGADWVEPLKVRVYGHDVWSMPPNSQGYLLLRSLAIAEGLDLPASPRHPGWAHLLAESARVAGYDRLDVLHEAAKDLLDPAETARRRALVDPRSRLRLRAPAEAGDTTYLCVVDSDGMGVSLIQSNASGFGSMLFEPRTGINLHNRGIGFSLKPGHPAEYGPGRRPPHTLTPALITRRDGTLRSVVGTMGGDAQPQILLQVITRLLLHGEEPGQAIAAPRWRLGTGGTGFDTWDAPDDAVLDLEEGASWGDGLAAIGHRVAALPYGSSFGHAHLIDVRADGMLAGAADPRSLVGSAIGR
- a CDS encoding HAD family hydrolase — translated: MIKAVVFDVGETLISETRIWSRWAERLGVSHFLLMGLLGGMAALDRPHGDAFRLIRPGFDLDSEEAAWERDEPDGLRNHFDADDLYPDVREALSAIGAAGYQVIIAGNQPRRAYDALVAMDLPADSVHTSEGWGVSKPEAGFFAKVAAVAGREPAEILYVGDRLDNDVLPAAAAGMRTALLRRGPWGYLHADRPAAQAADVIVDDLHALVPALERLT
- a CDS encoding DUF5709 domain-containing protein, encoding MTETPPNRHGMADEQEIEVTEWTDDLGLHHEVVEDDPQRRDTLDERLRREAPERLREPRPKHRLTQPDEGLEPDRDDEEIGVDYLDDNDDMSAEERAVRIDPDENLT